A single region of the Sorghum bicolor cultivar BTx623 chromosome 9, Sorghum_bicolor_NCBIv3, whole genome shotgun sequence genome encodes:
- the LOC8083761 gene encoding cation-chloride cotransporter 1, with protein sequence MENGGIEEADDALPVPAPPNGRRYRPVGSSDRAVIQMTSMEPGSSSATIDAVVTPQPPRNMKPDANLTIDPSMREGSPDDHDTSSGSQGDSKLELFGFDSLVNILGLKSMTGEQIQAPSSPRDGEDVAITIGRPKQSGPKFGTMMGVFVPCLQNILGIIYYIRFTWIVGMAGVWQSLVLVSFCGACTFLTSISLSAIATNGAMKGGGPYYLIGRALGPEVGVSIGLCFFLGNAVAGSMYVLGAVETFLDAVPSAGLFQKSVTVVNNTLVNGTETAGTSTISTPSLHDLQVYGVIVTILLCFIVFGGVKIINKVAPAFLIPVLFSLLCIYLGVFIAPRHNAPKGITGLSITTLKDNWGEDYQRTNNAGVPDPSGSIYWDFNALVGLFFPAVTGIMAGSNRSASLKDTQRSIPIGTLSATLTTTAMYLFSVLLFGALATREELLTDRLLTATVAWPAPAVIYIGIILSTLGAALQSLTGAPRLLAAIANDDILPVLNYFKVSEGSEPHAATLFTAFICICCVVIGNLDLITPTITMFFLLCYAGVNLSCFLLDLLDAPSWRPRWKFHHWSLSLVGALLCVVIMFLISWSFTVVSLALASLIYYYVSIKGKAGDWGDGFKSAYFQLALRSLRSLGANQVHPKNWYPIPLIFCRPWGKLPENVPCHPKLADFANCMKKKGRGMSIFVSIIDGDYHELAEDAKTACHQLDAYIDYKRCEGVAEIIVAPTMSDGFRSIVQTMGLGNLKPNIVVMRYPEIWRRENLTQIPSTFVSIINDCIIANKAVVIVKGLDEWPNEYQRQYGTIDLYWIVRDGGLMLLLSQLLLTKESFESCKIQVFCISEEDTDAEELKADVKKFLYDLRMQAEVIVVTMKSWESHMESSSSGAQQDNSHEAYTSAQQRIRTYLDEMKETAQRERQPLMENGRQVVVNEQKVDKFLYTMFKLNSTILRYSRMAAVVLVSLPPPPLNHPSYFYMEYMDLLVENVPRMLIVRGYTRDVVTFFT encoded by the exons ATGGAGAACGGTGGAATCGAGGAAGCCGACGACGCACTGCCGGTGCCCGCGCCGCCCAATGGGCGGCGGTACCGGCCAGTCGGTTCGAGCGACCGCGCCGTGATCCAGATGACTTCCATGGAGCCGGGATCCTCCTCTGCCACCATCGACGCCGTCGTGACGCCCCAGCCGCCAAG GAACATGAAGCCTGATGCTAATCTAACTATTGATCCAAGTATGCGGGAAGGTTCTCCTGATGATCATGATACATCCAGTGGATCTCAAGGGGATTCAAAGCTAGAGCTCTTTGGTTTTGATTCCCTTGTAAATATATTGGGCCTTAAGAG CATGACAGGAGAGCAGATTCAGGCCCCTTCAAGTCCTAGGGATGGTGAGGATGTTGCAATTACCATTGGGCGCCCCAAG CAAAGTGGACCTAAGTTCGGCACCATGATGGGTGTCTTTGTTCCATGCTTGCAGAATATCTTGGGAATCATTTATTATATCCGTTTTACCTG GATTGTAGGTATGGCCGGTGTATGGCAGTCGCTTGTGTTAGTTTCATTTTGTGGTGCATGCACATTTTTAACCTCGATATCATTAAGTGCCATTGCAACGAATGGAGCTATGAAG GGTGGTGGGCCATATTATCTTATAGGCCGTGCACTTGGTCCTGAAGTTGGAGTTAGTATAGGATTATGCTTCTTCCTTGGGAATGCAGTGGCTGGATCCAT GTATGTGCTTGGGGCTGTAGAAACCTTTCTTGATGCTGTTCCTTCTGCTGGACTTTTCCAAA AGAGTGTAACAGTTGTCAACAATACATTAGTGAATGGTACAGAAACTGCTGGCACGTCAACTATATCTACACCCAGCTTGCATGATCTTCAAGTGTATGGTGTTATTGTGACCATACTGCTGTGTTTTATTGTGTTTGGTGGTGTCAAAATCATCAACAAGGTTGCACCTGCTTTCTTAATACCAGTCCTGTTTTCTTtgctgtgcatctatcttggtgTCTTCATTGCACCAAGGCATAATGCTCCAA AGGGAATCACTGGGTTGAGTATAACCACGTTGAAAGACAATTGGGGTGAAGACTATCAACGAACAAACAATGCTGGTGTTCCTGATCCAAGTGGATCAATATATTGGGATTTCAA TGCTTTGGTAGGTCTATTTTTCCCAGCAGTCACTGGAATTATGGCTGGCTCAAACCGATCTGCTTCACTGAAAGATACACAGCGTTCAATACCAATCGGCACATTATCTGCAACTCTTACAACAACTGCTATGTACCTGTTCTCTGTGCTTCTATTTGGAGCCTTGGCCACACGGGAGGAGCTTCTAACTGATAG GCTTCTTACTGCTACGGTGGCTTGGCCTGCTCCTGCAGTGATTTACATTGGTATTATTCTGTCAACCTTAGGTGCAGCACTGCAGAGTTTGACTGGGGCTCCAAGGTTGCTTGCAGCAATTGCGAATGATGACATTCTTCCAGTTCTTAATTACTTCAAAGTTTCTGAGGGATCCGAGCCGCATGCGGCCACTTTATTCACGGCTTTCATCTGTATTTGCTGCGTTGTTATTGGAAACTTGGATTTGATTACACCCACTATCACAATGTTTTTCCTTCTGTGCTATGCCGGCGTGAACCTGTCATGCTTTCTGCTTGACCTCCTGGATGCTCCTAGCTGGCGCCCTAGATGGAAATTTCACCATTGGAGCCTTTCACTTGTTGGGGCATTGCTCTGTGTTG TGATTATGTTTCTGATCTCCTGGTCTTTCACTGTTGTCTCCCTTGCCCTTGCAAGCCTCATCTATTACTATGTGAGCATAAAAGGGAAGGCTGGAGACTGGGGAGATGGGTTCAAGAGTGCATACTTCCAATTGGCACTCCGAAGTCTCAGATCACTTGGAG CAAACCAAGTGCATCCTAAGAATTGGTACCCCATTCCTCTGATATTCTGCCGTCCATGGGGTAAACTTCCGGAAAATGTTCCTTGTCATCCAAAACTTGCAGACTTCGCTAAttgtatgaagaagaagggtcgtGGTATGTCCATTTTTGTCTCGATAATTGATGGTGATTACCATGAACTAGCTGAGGATGCAAAGACTGCCTGCCACCAACTGGATGCTTACATTGACTACAAACGCTGTGAGGGTGTTGCGGAGATCATTGTAGCTCCTACTATGTCTGATGGCTTCCGTAGCATTGTGCAGACAATGGGCCTAGGAAATTTGAAGCCAAACATTGTTGTGATGCGGTACCCTGAGATCTGGCGGCGTGAGAATTTGACACAGATACCGTCAACATTTGTCAGCATAATAAATGATTGCATTATTGCTAACAAGGCAGTAGTCATTGTGAAGGGACTCGATGAGTGGCCTAATGAGTACCAGCGACAGTATGGGACTATTGACCTCTACTGGATTGTAAGAGATGGAGGATTGATGCTTCTTCTGTCTCAGCTCCTGCTGACAAAGGAGAGTTTTGAGAGCTGTAAGATCCAAGTCTTCTGCATATCTGAAGAGGATACTGACGCAGAGGAGCTGAAGGCTGATGTCAAAAAGTTCTTGTATGATCTTAGGATGCAAGCTGAGGTCATTGTTGTCACTATGAAATCATGGGAGTCACACATGGAGAGCAGCAGTAGCGGTGCTCAGCAGGATAACTCTCATGAGGCTTACACAAGTGcacagcaaaggattagaacaTACCTTGACGAGATGAAGGAAACTGCTCAAAGAGAAAGGCAGCCACTAATGGAGAATGGGAGGCAAGTTGTTGTGAATGAACAGAAGGTTGATAAATTCCTTTACACAATGTTCAAGTTGAACTCCACGATACTCAGGTACTCCAGAATGGCAGCTGTAGTTCTTGTGAGCCTTCCACCACCACCATTAAATCATCCTTCATATTTCTACATGGAGTACATGGATTTGCTTGTAGAGAATGTCCCACGCATGTTAATAGTTAGGGGATATACAAGAGATGTTGTCACATTTTTCACATGA
- the LOC110430452 gene encoding nascent polypeptide-associated complex subunit alpha, muscle-specific form-like: MPPLHPSTQPPPPGPEGENCAQPRQPEPSLFSSSSKPPSPSLFSLTSAAAPSCPIASRPRRRARAPSPRDAVVCTPWPRHASPSPRPRASRPRRERGTSEHVFVDNASADATRARHGRASSSATPTAPPPELATPPGALHRPPHRELLLVTTPPGAPSSHAASASPSPSAGTPTTSAPPAFTTPTPSCTQRRPRPRPRLRAEHCDIDSTSSSPPEPQPRRDAAVVPLLRATTPRPPLERVQGAPAEPRAHLGISRANGATLARRPRRTLSLAFTPSAPPCRDVLRAKPWDVNEQS, translated from the exons ATGCCGCCCCTGCACCCCAGcacccagccgccgccgcctggcCCTGAAGGGGAGAACTGCGCCCAACCTCGAC AGCCCGAGCCGTCGctcttctcttcttcctccaagCCGCCGTCACCATCGCTCTTCTCCCTCACCTCTGCAGCAGCTCCGTCGTGCCCCATCGCCTCGCGACCCCGGCGCCGTGCTCGTGCCCCATCGCCCCGCGACGCCGTCGTCTGCACGCCGTGGCCGCGACacgcctcgccctcgccccgaCCACGCGCGTCGCGCCCTCGTCGCGAGCGCGGCACCTCAGAGCACGTCTTCGTCGACAACGCCAGCGCCGACGCCACCAGAGCCCGCCACGGCCGCGCCTCGTCCTCGGCCACGCCGACCGCTCCGCCCCCAGAGCTCGCGACGCCGCCTGGAGCTCTCCATCGACCACCGCACCGCGAGCTCCTCCTCGTCACGACGCCGCCCGGTGCTCCATCGAGCCACGCTGCGTCGGCCTCGCCCTCGCCGAGCGCGGGGACCCCGACCACCTCTGCTCCACCGGCGTTCACGACGCCAACGCCGAGCTGCACGCAACGCCGTCCACGGCCCCGTCCTCGCCTTCGAGCCGAGCACTGCGACATCGACTCCACGTCGTCCTCGCCACCGGAGCCCCAACCTCGTCGCGACGCCGCGGTCGTGCCTCTGCTCCGAGCCACGACGCCGCGACCTCCTCTGGAACGAGTCCAGGGAGCCCCGGCCGAGCCGCGCGCGCACCTCGGCATCAGCCGCGCCAACGGCGCCACCCTCGCACGGCGACCTCGACGCACCCTGTCCCTCGCCTTCACGCCCAGCGCCCCACCTTGCCGCGACGTCCTCCGCGCCAAGCCATGGGACGTGAACGAGCAGTCGTGA